From Halanaeroarchaeum sulfurireducens, a single genomic window includes:
- a CDS encoding molybdopterin synthase: protein MQVLGIATGSTDPDTVLGDLAPRLRERGRVAIVRADDDGFSVAAEGWEAAGEALSFEDVMDRAARDHDYCLVVGVHDGSFPYVTDGEVDVPDPALALEQGDVDVEAALDAIEDGEPHETLGSLVDEIEDSGRADYAGAIATFTGRVRAMEDEDDDYTTSLTFEKYDGVAEDRMAAIEADLESREGVEEVLVHHRVGRIEAGEDIVFVVVLAGHRGQAFRAVEDGIDQLKDEVPIFKKEITTDESFWVHERH, encoded by the coding sequence ATGCAGGTACTTGGCATCGCGACGGGGTCGACCGACCCCGACACGGTTCTCGGGGACCTCGCACCTCGACTCCGCGAGCGGGGCCGCGTCGCCATCGTTCGTGCGGACGACGACGGCTTCTCGGTGGCTGCCGAGGGCTGGGAAGCGGCCGGCGAGGCGCTCTCGTTCGAGGACGTCATGGATCGCGCCGCCCGCGACCACGACTACTGTCTGGTCGTCGGCGTCCACGACGGGTCCTTCCCGTACGTGACAGATGGGGAGGTCGACGTCCCCGATCCTGCCCTCGCCCTCGAGCAGGGCGACGTCGACGTCGAGGCTGCCCTCGACGCGATCGAGGACGGCGAACCCCACGAGACCCTGGGCTCGCTCGTCGACGAGATCGAAGACTCCGGTCGCGCCGACTACGCCGGCGCCATCGCCACCTTCACCGGGCGCGTCCGGGCGATGGAGGACGAGGACGACGACTACACGACCTCGCTCACCTTCGAGAAGTACGACGGCGTGGCCGAGGATCGAATGGCGGCGATCGAGGCGGACCTCGAATCTCGAGAGGGCGTCGAGGAGGTGCTGGTACACCACCGCGTGGGCCGAATCGAGGCCGGCGAGGACATCGTCTTCGTGGTCGTGCTCGCGGGCCACCGGGGCCAGGCGTTTCGGGCCGTCGAGGACGGTATCGATCAGCTCAAAGACGAGGTGCCGATCTTCAAAAAGGAGATCACCACGGACGAATCGTTCTGGGTCCACGAGCGTCACTGA
- the tgtA gene encoding tRNA guanosine(15) transglycosylase TgtA: MRDIFEIRAQDAAGRIGELRIPRAGVTVETPTLLPVVNPNLVTIDPERFPAFGVEMLITNAYIIKRDDDLRDRARAEGLHDFLGFDGAIMTDSGSFQLAEYGEIDTTTEEILAFQHAIGSDVGTPVDLPTPPDADRDRAESELATTQERLTVAETVDTGDMLVSAPVQGSTYPDLRERAAHHAYGTDLDIFPVGAVVPLMNQYRYDDTIDVLAAAKRGLGADAPVHLFGAGHPMMFALAVAMGADLFDSAAYAIYARDDRYLTVSGTEHLDDMAYFPCSCPICTSHDPDEVREMADDERTRVLAEHNLHVSMAEIRRVKAAIHEGSLLELVERRARGHPRMVDGYRALLEYADQLEASDPASKDVFLSLSAESARRPEVRRHHERLARLQPTGEVLLTEGGTHGGYDESWRVVPPFGPFPSALSQTYPFTAETPERTDRAGYEAAAVGVASLATANPDVSFTLAHEKWPRSALDRVPARVATVDLAARGEDTSSVDSNGAGPEE; the protein is encoded by the coding sequence ATGCGCGATATCTTCGAGATCCGCGCCCAGGACGCGGCTGGGCGCATCGGCGAGCTTCGGATTCCCCGGGCCGGCGTGACGGTGGAGACGCCGACGCTGCTCCCGGTCGTCAACCCGAACCTCGTCACGATCGACCCCGAACGGTTCCCCGCGTTCGGCGTCGAGATGCTCATTACCAACGCCTACATCATCAAGCGCGACGACGACCTCCGCGACCGTGCCCGCGCCGAGGGCCTTCATGACTTCCTCGGCTTCGACGGGGCTATCATGACCGACTCGGGGTCGTTCCAACTCGCCGAATACGGCGAGATCGACACGACGACCGAAGAGATCCTGGCGTTCCAGCACGCCATCGGGTCGGACGTGGGGACGCCGGTCGACCTTCCGACGCCGCCCGACGCCGACCGGGACCGTGCCGAATCCGAGCTGGCGACCACTCAGGAGCGTCTCACCGTCGCCGAGACCGTCGACACGGGCGATATGCTCGTCTCGGCTCCCGTCCAGGGATCGACCTACCCGGATCTCCGCGAGCGGGCCGCCCACCACGCGTACGGAACCGATCTCGATATCTTCCCGGTCGGCGCCGTGGTCCCGCTGATGAACCAGTACCGCTACGACGACACGATCGACGTCCTCGCGGCGGCCAAACGGGGGCTCGGCGCCGATGCCCCGGTCCACCTCTTCGGCGCCGGCCATCCGATGATGTTCGCCCTCGCCGTTGCGATGGGTGCCGACCTGTTCGACTCCGCCGCGTACGCCATTTACGCCCGCGACGACCGGTATCTCACCGTGAGCGGTACGGAACACCTCGACGACATGGCGTACTTCCCCTGTTCCTGTCCGATCTGCACAAGCCACGATCCCGATGAGGTACGTGAGATGGCCGACGACGAGCGCACGCGCGTGCTCGCCGAACACAACCTCCACGTCTCGATGGCCGAGATCCGGCGCGTCAAGGCGGCCATCCACGAGGGGTCCCTGCTCGAACTCGTCGAACGGCGGGCACGCGGGCACCCCCGCATGGTCGACGGCTACCGCGCACTCCTCGAGTACGCCGACCAGCTGGAGGCGAGCGATCCCGCCAGCAAGGACGTCTTTCTCTCGCTCTCTGCGGAGAGCGCACGCCGACCGGAGGTGCGCCGTCACCACGAGCGCCTCGCACGACTCCAGCCCACGGGCGAGGTACTCCTGACGGAGGGCGGAACCCACGGGGGATACGACGAATCCTGGCGGGTGGTTCCCCCCTTCGGCCCGTTCCCGTCCGCCCTCTCGCAGACGTATCCGTTCACCGCCGAGACGCCCGAGCGGACCGACCGGGCGGGCTACGAGGCAGCCGCGGTCGGGGTCGCGAGCCTCGCGACCGCGAATCCGGACGTCTCGTTCACCCTGGCACACGAGAAATGGCCGCGGAGTGCGCTCGATCGGGTCCCCGCTCGCGTCGCGACCGTCGACC
- a CDS encoding AEC family transporter, translated as MSFVSALTTAILPVLAIAGVGFVLGRFREVSVEPLSTVTIFILTPALVFSSLVNTELGGEAILTLVVGVVAFTVAMVGLSEAAARAVGETGPLRSGLVLTSTFSNAGNYGIPLSAFAFGAVGRSTAVLYIAVQAVLMYTIGVYVASRGTSGHWADAIIEVFKLPLVYAVLLAGLVRALGVVPPAEGTVMQTVTLTGDSAIPVMLVMLGIQLANTNYGSTITRVWVPTALKMAVAPVAALAIALGIGFEDPVVGRVFVLECAMPAAITPLMLTIEYGGEGTRIDAAEYVSTTIMVTTVVSVPVLAVLIGVLQSGAVL; from the coding sequence GTGTCGTTCGTCTCCGCGCTGACCACGGCGATCCTCCCGGTGCTCGCCATCGCTGGCGTCGGGTTCGTCCTCGGCCGGTTCCGTGAGGTGTCCGTCGAACCGCTCTCGACGGTCACGATCTTCATCCTGACGCCCGCGCTGGTGTTCTCGAGTCTCGTGAACACCGAGCTCGGTGGCGAGGCCATCCTCACCCTGGTCGTCGGTGTCGTCGCGTTCACGGTCGCGATGGTGGGTCTCTCCGAGGCCGCAGCCCGGGCCGTCGGCGAGACGGGGCCGTTGCGATCTGGACTGGTCCTGACGTCGACCTTCTCGAACGCCGGCAACTACGGTATTCCGCTGTCGGCGTTCGCCTTTGGCGCGGTCGGTCGGAGCACCGCAGTCCTGTACATCGCCGTCCAGGCGGTCCTGATGTACACCATCGGGGTCTACGTTGCGAGCCGGGGGACGAGCGGTCACTGGGCCGACGCGATCATCGAGGTATTCAAGTTGCCGCTCGTGTACGCGGTACTCCTCGCGGGGCTGGTTCGTGCGCTCGGCGTCGTCCCGCCGGCCGAGGGGACCGTGATGCAGACGGTGACGCTCACCGGCGACTCTGCGATCCCGGTCATGCTCGTCATGCTCGGTATCCAGCTGGCGAACACGAACTACGGCTCCACGATCACGCGGGTCTGGGTGCCGACGGCGCTGAAAATGGCCGTCGCCCCGGTGGCGGCCCTCGCCATCGCCCTGGGGATCGGGTTCGAGGACCCCGTCGTCGGTCGCGTGTTCGTCCTCGAATGTGCGATGCCGGCCGCGATTACGCCGCTGATGCTGACGATCGAATACGGCGGTGAGGGAACGCGTATCGACGCGGCCGAGTACGTCAGCACGACGATCATGGTCACGACGGTCGTCAGCGTTCCCGTCCTCGCGGTGTTGATCGGCGTCCTGCAGTCCGGTGCCGTCCTCTGA
- a CDS encoding DUF7123 family protein, giving the protein MSATTPSEPESKEARLRRYLRKKATDGELYFKSKFIADEVNLSPKEIGALMVNLSESAPDLEIEKWSYTSATTWRVQPA; this is encoded by the coding sequence ATGAGTGCCACAACGCCCTCCGAACCCGAATCCAAGGAAGCCCGCCTGCGCCGCTATCTCCGGAAGAAGGCCACCGACGGTGAGCTCTACTTCAAGAGCAAGTTCATCGCCGACGAGGTCAACCTCTCCCCGAAGGAGATCGGCGCCCTCATGGTGAACCTCTCCGAGTCCGCCCCCGACCTCGAGATCGAGAAGTGGTCGTACACCTCCGCGACGACCTGGCGCGTCCAGCCAGCTTGA
- the pyrH gene encoding UMP kinase — protein sequence MRVVVSLGGSVLAPGLDHERVAAHAAAIERLVDAGASVAVVVGGGEVAREYIDAARALDVNEIALDDMGISVTRLNARLLIGALDDLAAPAPSETYDEAKAALRRGDVAVMGGVTPGQTTDAVSAALAEYAEADLLVYATSVPGVFDADPNEADGATRFDRMTARELVDVIVGTEMTAGASTPVDLLAAKLIERSRMRAIVLDGTDPEAVVDAVLYGEHEGTDVVPESSDGDLEQWAER from the coding sequence ATGAGGGTCGTGGTTTCTCTCGGCGGTAGCGTGCTCGCACCCGGACTCGACCACGAGCGCGTGGCGGCCCACGCGGCGGCCATCGAACGTCTGGTCGATGCGGGAGCCTCGGTCGCAGTCGTCGTCGGTGGCGGCGAGGTCGCCCGCGAATACATCGACGCCGCCCGTGCACTGGATGTAAACGAGATAGCACTGGACGACATGGGGATCTCGGTGACCCGCCTGAACGCGCGGTTGCTGATCGGCGCCCTGGACGACCTGGCGGCCCCGGCCCCGTCGGAGACCTACGACGAGGCAAAAGCCGCCCTCCGTCGTGGCGACGTGGCTGTCATGGGCGGTGTCACGCCCGGCCAGACGACCGATGCCGTGAGCGCCGCCCTCGCCGAGTACGCCGAGGCCGACCTGCTCGTCTACGCCACGAGCGTCCCCGGGGTGTTCGACGCCGATCCCAACGAGGCCGACGGGGCGACCCGGTTCGACCGGATGACCGCCCGTGAACTCGTCGACGTCATCGTCGGCACCGAGATGACCGCCGGCGCGTCGACGCCGGTCGACTTGCTCGCCGCCAAACTCATCGAGCGATCACGCATGCGTGCGATCGTGCTCGACGGTACCGACCCCGAAGCCGTCGTCGACGCGGTCCTCTACGGCGAACACGAGGGGACCGACGTGGTGCCGGAATCGAGCGATGGCGACCTCGAGCAATGGGCGGAGCGATGA
- a CDS encoding NUDIX hydrolase yields MAESDLAWETRDRDVAYSCPGFDVVHEDVVLPDGTETDFDYLHEEPAVVVLPFTPDGEVVVIEEWRQAVDRVNRGLPAGGSEEDDADLDATARRELTEETGYVADDVEFLGAYEPANGIADTVHHYYVATGCTPNGEQDLDFDESIRVDTTDLATLRSAALSGGKSDARTALAVLRYEAERERKR; encoded by the coding sequence ATGGCCGAATCCGACCTTGCGTGGGAGACCCGCGATCGTGACGTCGCCTACTCCTGTCCGGGGTTCGACGTCGTTCACGAGGACGTCGTTTTGCCGGATGGGACCGAGACGGACTTCGATTACCTCCACGAGGAGCCGGCGGTCGTCGTGCTTCCGTTTACCCCCGACGGCGAGGTCGTCGTCATCGAGGAGTGGCGCCAGGCGGTCGATCGCGTCAACCGAGGGCTGCCGGCCGGGGGAAGCGAGGAGGACGACGCCGACCTGGACGCGACGGCGCGACGCGAGCTCACTGAAGAGACGGGATACGTCGCCGACGACGTCGAGTTCCTGGGCGCTTACGAACCGGCGAACGGGATCGCTGACACCGTCCACCATTACTACGTCGCGACCGGCTGTACCCCCAACGGCGAGCAGGACCTCGATTTCGACGAGAGCATTCGCGTCGATACGACCGACCTGGCGACGCTGCGCTCGGCGGCACTCTCCGGGGGAAAAAGCGACGCGCGCACCGCCCTCGCCGTGTTGCGATACGAGGCCGAGCGGGAGCGCAAGCGTTAG